The Nostoc sp. 'Lobaria pulmonaria (5183) cyanobiont' DNA window AATGCTGTTATTTATTATTAGTGCATTTTATATTCCTGGAGCACTTGACCCATACCGATATCAGGCAACCGCCTGGATATCAATATTTCCTTCAAGAGCTTTTGGGTCAACATTTTTCATTTGTGCAGTGTTTTTATTTGGTCAAGATAAAGGATTTTTATCTATTGCCTTTGTAGACCTGTTTTTTGGATTAGTGGAAGTAATTCTTCTGACACTAGCAATGCGCAATCAAAATGCAATTGCTGCAACTACTGTGAAGCAATTCTCCTAATTTTATCCCTAGTCTAGTGTGGGTATATTGCCTGCACTACAAACAGATTCTTCTGCAAAGGAGCAAAAGAGTGCCATGACAATACTCAAAAATAAAATAGGTAGGGTAATCGCAAGCATTGTTTTAATTGCGATCCTTTTAGCTAGTGTAGTTGGGTATGTGGGATGGTACAACCTTTTTCGAGAGGTTCCCACATATTATGAATCGCCTGAAGAACATTTTAAATATGGTTCTATTGGTACAGAAGAAGCACAAGGTGTTCCCTATTGGATTTGGCTGGTACTACCACGAATATTCCCTGATAAGTTACCAAGACCAGGTGGTTATACTTCCTTGGGAATCACATGGGAAGAAGGTAAAGAAATGCCAGTTGGGTTTACGAAAAAAACTATTGGCTTCCCTCGCGTCGGTATAACTTGCGCTGTTTGCCATACTGCCACTTATAGAAAAACAGAGAAAGATAAACCCACAATTGTGGCCGCTGCTCCTGCTAATAAGTTTGATTCACAAGGCTATTTACGATTTTTAAGTGCAACTGCTGGCGATCCTAGATTCACAGCAGATTATATCCTTGACGAAATCAAATATAATTATCAGCTTTCGTGGTTAGAAAATTTACTTTATCGCTATCTGCTAATTCCTCAAACTAAGAAAGCGCTGCTGCAACAAAAAGAAGACTATAGTTGGACAGATTCTCGTCCTAACTGGGGCCCTGGTCGAATTGATCCTTTTAATCCGGTTAAATTCAATACTTTGAAGTTGCCCAAAGATAACACTATAGGCAACTCTGATATGATGCCTCTTTGGAATAAAAAAATGCACAAAGGGTTTGCACTCCATTGGGATGGGTTAGAAACTTCACTAACAGAAACTGTTCAAACTGGAGCAATTGGTGATGGTGCTACCAAAAAATCACTTCCTGTAGCCGATTTACAACGGGTAGAAGATTTTATTCAAGAACTATCACCTCCTAAATATCCATTTGCTATTGATCAGCAAGTAGCTGCAAAAGGAAGTCAAATTTTTGCTAATACTTGTGCATCTTGTCACGCTTTTGGTGGGGAAAGAACAGGTACTGTTATCCCTGTGGAAGAAGTGGGAACTGACCGCCATCGGTTAGATATGTGGACGCAAGAAGGAGC harbors:
- a CDS encoding c-type cytochrome, with the translated sequence MTILKNKIGRVIASIVLIAILLASVVGYVGWYNLFREVPTYYESPEEHFKYGSIGTEEAQGVPYWIWLVLPRIFPDKLPRPGGYTSLGITWEEGKEMPVGFTKKTIGFPRVGITCAVCHTATYRKTEKDKPTIVAAAPANKFDSQGYLRFLSATAGDPRFTADYILDEIKYNYQLSWLENLLYRYLLIPQTKKALLQQKEDYSWTDSRPNWGPGRIDPFNPVKFNTLKLPKDNTIGNSDMMPLWNKKMHKGFALHWDGLETSLTETVQTGAIGDGATKKSLPVADLQRVEDFIQELSPPKYPFAIDQQVAAKGSQIFANTCASCHAFGGERTGTVIPVEEVGTDRHRLDMWTQEGADTYNHFGDGYPWDFKNLRKTNGYVSVSLDGLWLRAPYLHNGSVPSLQDLLEKPENRPQLFYRGYDVYNPKKVGFITEGDEAKAIGFKYDTTVTANSNQGHIYGTDLSDENKKALIEYLKTL